Proteins encoded by one window of Flavobacterium sp. N502540:
- a CDS encoding phosphatase PAP2 family protein — translation MLEKIQKLDTELLVYLNGLGSETYDKLWLIITSQLNWTPLFLLFFYLMYKKIGGKQTLYVILFIAVLITFTDQVTNLVKYTVQRLRPCNNPDINTIIRVVQVRKSFSFFSGHAANTMAVATFLYFVLRRRIKFLGFIFLWPLIFAYSRIYLGLHYPGDILTGYFVGALFGSLLYLVYRRLKPQYFPG, via the coding sequence ATGCTTGAAAAAATACAAAAATTAGACACCGAGTTATTGGTGTACCTTAACGGTTTAGGTTCTGAAACATACGATAAACTTTGGCTGATTATTACCAGTCAGTTAAATTGGACCCCTCTTTTTCTGTTGTTTTTTTATTTGATGTATAAAAAGATAGGGGGAAAACAAACTTTGTATGTGATCCTTTTTATTGCCGTGCTAATCACATTTACAGATCAGGTTACTAATTTGGTAAAGTATACCGTTCAACGACTACGACCATGTAATAATCCTGATATCAACACCATTATTCGTGTCGTACAGGTCAGAAAATCATTTAGTTTTTTCTCCGGACATGCAGCCAACACTATGGCGGTAGCGACCTTTTTATATTTCGTTTTGAGACGTCGTATTAAGTTTTTAGGATTTATATTCTTATGGCCTTTAATCTTCGCCTATAGCCGAATTTACTTAGGATTGCACTATCCGGGAGACATCCTGACCGGTTATTTTGTAGGAGCACTTTTCGGATCCTTACTTTATTTGGTATATCGCAGATTAAAACCACAATACTTTCCAGGATAG
- a CDS encoding twin-arginine translocase TatA/TatE family subunit, with the protein MFGIGGGELVFILFIVLMLFGSDKVPEIARTMGKAMAQLKNATNDIKSEIQKGAEANGLDSKSLTDITGNINAQINDAKSNLMGDSANLLGDTATEIDKVKEDIDSISGPVKRQR; encoded by the coding sequence ATGTTTGGTATAGGAGGAGGAGAATTAGTTTTTATACTGTTTATAGTGCTAATGCTTTTTGGTTCAGATAAAGTGCCTGAAATTGCTCGCACAATGGGTAAAGCCATGGCGCAGTTAAAAAATGCTACTAACGATATTAAAAGTGAAATTCAAAAAGGAGCTGAGGCCAATGGTCTTGACTCAAAATCACTTACAGATATAACGGGTAACATCAATGCACAAATTAATGACGCCAAAAGCAATCTGATGGGAGACTCCGCTAATTTATTAGGAGACACTGCTACAGAAATAGACAAAGTAAAAGAAGATATCGATTCAATCTCAGGACCTGTAAAACGCCAAAGATAA
- a CDS encoding murein L,D-transpeptidase catalytic domain family protein — protein MIYKIYPLLVFLLLSFGKDSNNTSEVKKAAVRTIAKIETLTVDSKIESIYNTLNSNHFSLPELRTFSEALKGFYLLKERGVIQKDILTLIDFSLSSNTKRLWVIDLATNTVLFNSLVAHGRNTGEEFASNFSNANSSFKSSLGFYATGEVYKGKHGVSLRLDGLENGVNDNARERGVVMHGADYVSESFIRNNKRLGRSQGCPAIPMGLTNEIIEIIKDKSLLYIYHPSRSFAMEERLIS, from the coding sequence ATGATTTACAAGATTTATCCATTACTGGTGTTTTTGCTGTTATCTTTTGGTAAAGATTCAAACAACACCTCCGAAGTTAAAAAAGCAGCTGTAAGAACTATTGCTAAAATAGAAACGCTTACAGTTGATTCGAAAATTGAGAGTATTTACAATACCTTAAATTCCAATCACTTTTCACTACCTGAGCTTAGAACTTTCTCTGAAGCCTTAAAAGGGTTTTACTTGTTGAAAGAAAGAGGCGTAATCCAAAAAGACATCCTGACACTTATCGATTTTAGCCTGTCGTCAAATACCAAACGTTTGTGGGTAATTGACTTGGCTACCAATACTGTTTTATTTAATTCTTTAGTAGCTCATGGTAGAAATACCGGAGAAGAATTTGCATCTAATTTTTCAAATGCCAATTCCTCTTTCAAAAGCAGTCTGGGATTTTATGCTACAGGCGAAGTATATAAAGGTAAACATGGTGTTTCTTTACGCTTAGACGGACTGGAGAACGGAGTGAATGACAATGCACGAGAACGTGGAGTTGTCATGCATGGAGCTGATTATGTTTCAGAATCGTTTATCAGAAACAACAAACGATTAGGAAGAAGTCAGGGATGTCCGGCAATTCCAATGGGATTAACTAATGAAATTATCGAGATCATAAAAGACAAATCGCTTTTGTATATCTACCATCCATCCAGAAGTTTCGCGATGGAAGAGAGGCTAATTTCTTAA
- the pepE gene encoding dipeptidase PepE yields MKSIIIASTSTLHEGSYLEYLLPTLQSHFKDCKSILFIPFARPGGISHDDYTTKVSEAFASIDISVKGIHEFENAADAIKNAEGIFTGGGNTFLLVTQLYKHNIMQLLSETVKNGTPYLGTSAGSNICGLSMQTTNDMPIIYPPSFQTLGLIPFNLNPHYLDPDLQSKHMGETRETRIKEFHAFNTIPVLGLREGSWLEVKGDKITLKGNLQARLFLQNETPTELETGSDLSNLK; encoded by the coding sequence ATGAAAAGCATCATCATTGCCAGCACTTCTACTCTTCACGAAGGCAGCTATTTAGAGTATTTACTCCCTACTTTACAATCTCATTTTAAAGACTGCAAAAGCATTTTATTTATTCCGTTTGCCAGACCCGGAGGCATTTCGCATGACGATTACACTACAAAGGTTTCGGAAGCTTTTGCTTCGATTGATATCTCTGTTAAAGGAATTCACGAATTTGAGAATGCAGCAGACGCCATAAAAAATGCGGAAGGAATATTTACCGGAGGCGGAAATACCTTTTTACTGGTTACACAGCTTTACAAACACAATATTATGCAGCTTCTTTCTGAGACTGTAAAAAACGGAACTCCCTATTTAGGAACAAGTGCCGGAAGTAACATTTGTGGTCTTTCTATGCAAACCACTAACGATATGCCAATCATCTACCCTCCAAGTTTTCAAACCTTAGGGCTGATTCCTTTTAACCTGAACCCACATTATCTGGATCCTGACTTACAATCTAAACATATGGGTGAAACGAGGGAGACCAGAATTAAAGAATTCCATGCTTTCAACACAATCCCGGTCTTAGGTTTAAGAGAAGGCAGCTGGCTGGAAGTAAAAGGCGATAAAATCACTTTGAAAGGAAACCTGCAGGCGCGTTTGTTTCTGCAAAACGAAACTCCGACGGAACTGGAGACAGGCAGCGATCTGAGCAATCTGAAATAA
- a CDS encoding M1 family metallopeptidase, with protein MKKLSLLLIFPAMLIAQEKTVAPKQQGKYDTNKFSQMYDLLATPNMFRTASGAPGPAYYQQQADYKIDIELDDKKSRIDGSEIITYSNNSPDVLEYLWIQLDQNQARAKTQTSLAESEKISPVLPLDGFSSKYLKKDLERGFNIEQVKDIKGNPMSYTINETMMRINLATPLKPGEKISLAIKWWYNINNYRKEGGGRSGYESFDKDGNKLYVIAQFYPRMAVYNDVEGWQNMQFWGSGEFALPFGNFDVNITVPADHIIDATGELTNRAEVFTPEQVKRYEQAQKSFDKPVVIVTQAEAEAAEKGFSEKKKTWRFSAKNVRDFGIASSRKFIYDAMAVKIGNRVVMAESVYPKESNPLWGETSTMVVAHTLKSYSAHTFDYPYPKAVSVSAEDQGMEYPMICWNYGRPDENGVTSKEVKNGMIGVVIHEVGHTFFPMIVNSDERQWSWMDEGLNSFLQYMAEQELDSNFPSRRGPAKNIVPYMSGDQKFLEPIMSNSETIHQFGNNAYGKPATGLNILREVVMGRELFDYAFKTYANRWKFKHPTPEDFFRTMEDASAVDLDWFFRGWFYSTDFVDIGIKEVKQYYVSETPTADIKDIKVKKGRFGFEKGPFVYLVAGDNAEVNASTKKPLKVEDVKLLSDYVSQTFTAEEKASLKSPKYFYEVEFSKPGGMIMPILVEITYEDGTKENYKYPAQIWRKNNDTAKKVYATEKVIKSIQIDPKLMTADIDVTNNSWPKVEEKSKFD; from the coding sequence ATGAAAAAACTTTCATTATTGTTGATTTTTCCTGCGATGCTTATCGCTCAGGAAAAAACAGTTGCTCCAAAGCAACAAGGGAAGTACGATACAAACAAATTCAGCCAGATGTATGATCTGTTGGCTACTCCAAATATGTTTCGTACAGCTTCGGGAGCACCGGGACCTGCTTATTACCAACAACAGGCCGATTATAAAATCGATATTGAATTAGACGATAAAAAATCAAGAATAGATGGTTCTGAAATCATAACCTATTCGAATAATTCTCCTGATGTTCTGGAGTATTTATGGATACAGTTAGATCAGAATCAGGCCAGAGCCAAAACGCAAACCTCTTTGGCGGAAAGTGAAAAAATAAGCCCTGTTTTGCCTTTGGATGGATTCTCAAGTAAATATTTGAAAAAAGATTTAGAGCGCGGTTTTAATATTGAACAGGTAAAAGACATAAAAGGAAATCCAATGTCGTATACCATCAATGAAACCATGATGCGTATTAATTTGGCAACACCATTAAAACCGGGTGAAAAAATCTCACTGGCCATAAAATGGTGGTACAACATTAACAACTACAGAAAAGAAGGGGGCGGACGTTCCGGTTATGAATCATTTGATAAAGACGGAAATAAATTATACGTAATTGCTCAGTTTTACCCAAGAATGGCCGTATACAATGATGTGGAAGGCTGGCAGAACATGCAGTTTTGGGGAAGTGGAGAGTTTGCATTGCCTTTCGGTAATTTTGATGTAAACATTACAGTTCCTGCAGATCACATCATTGATGCTACCGGAGAACTGACCAACAGAGCCGAAGTTTTTACGCCGGAACAAGTAAAACGTTACGAACAGGCTCAGAAATCATTTGATAAACCAGTTGTAATTGTAACACAAGCTGAGGCAGAAGCAGCAGAAAAAGGATTTTCGGAAAAGAAAAAAACATGGAGATTCAGTGCCAAAAATGTACGTGACTTCGGAATTGCTTCTTCGAGAAAATTCATTTACGATGCAATGGCTGTAAAAATTGGAAACAGAGTAGTGATGGCCGAATCTGTTTATCCGAAAGAATCAAATCCGTTATGGGGAGAAACCTCCACAATGGTAGTAGCACATACTTTAAAAAGCTATTCAGCGCATACTTTTGATTATCCTTATCCAAAAGCAGTATCAGTTTCAGCAGAAGATCAGGGGATGGAATACCCAATGATTTGCTGGAATTATGGCCGTCCGGATGAAAATGGGGTGACCAGTAAAGAGGTTAAAAACGGAATGATCGGTGTGGTAATTCACGAAGTGGGACATACCTTTTTTCCAATGATTGTAAATTCAGACGAACGTCAATGGAGCTGGATGGATGAAGGTTTGAACTCTTTTTTACAATACATGGCAGAGCAGGAACTGGATTCGAACTTTCCTTCAAGACGCGGGCCTGCAAAAAATATTGTTCCGTATATGAGTGGAGATCAGAAGTTTTTAGAGCCTATTATGTCGAACTCTGAAACCATTCACCAATTTGGAAATAATGCATACGGAAAACCGGCTACAGGACTTAATATTCTGAGAGAAGTCGTAATGGGGAGAGAATTGTTTGACTATGCTTTTAAAACCTATGCCAACAGATGGAAATTTAAACATCCAACCCCTGAAGATTTCTTTAGAACGATGGAAGATGCTTCGGCAGTTGATTTAGACTGGTTTTTCAGAGGATGGTTTTATTCTACAGATTTTGTAGATATCGGAATCAAAGAGGTAAAACAATATTATGTTTCCGAAACCCCAACTGCAGATATCAAAGATATTAAAGTTAAAAAAGGACGTTTTGGATTTGAAAAAGGACCTTTCGTGTATTTAGTTGCTGGTGATAATGCCGAGGTAAATGCTTCGACTAAAAAACCATTAAAAGTAGAAGACGTAAAACTATTGTCAGATTACGTGAGTCAAACCTTTACAGCGGAAGAAAAAGCAAGTCTGAAATCACCTAAATATTTCTATGAAGTAGAGTTTAGTAAACCGGGAGGAATGATCATGCCAATTTTGGTTGAGATTACTTACGAAGACGGAACAAAAGAGAATTACAAGTATCCGGCCCAGATCTGGAGAAAGAATAACGATACGGCTAAGAAAGTTTATGCAACCGAAAAAGTAATTAAAAGCATTCAGATAGATCCGAAATTAATGACCGCCGATATTGATGTAACCAATAACAGCTGGCCAAAAGTAGAAGAAAAATCAAAATTTGATTAA
- a CDS encoding carbohydrate binding family 9 domain-containing protein, which yields MKKLVFISFLFFTFWCHAQKKTLQAELTKENILIDGKLDEPAWKNVSPATDFVMYQPDNGKPIPDNQKTEVRVLYNNDAIYIAATLHDDPSKILKEISQRDNFGTSDMFGVFINGFNDGQQNFQFFVSAADVQGDCIMTDANGEDYSWDAVWLSKAVLNDKGWAVEIKIPYAALRFSGGDKQTWGINFFREIRRERKKYTWNLIDTKIGTFTQQNGNLEGIVNIKPPTRLFFMPYASYYLNASDSQKTYGTLKGGMDIKYGINDAFTLDAILIPDFGQTKYDDQILNLGPFEQQFNENRAFFTEGTDLFNKGGLFYSRRIGGKPSIDITLNDNEKIIEEVQNVNLINALKISGRTQKGLGIGILNAVTEKTFATIKDTLSGETRRVVAEPLTNYNVLILDQRFRKNSSVTLINTNVTRNGHYRDANVTALAWDLRTKANTYSLSGNVKYSLINDTEDKNGVFSTIRFAETSGNYRYSIGSDFVSKDFAPNDMGINFYTNYYNLYGNGNYRILNPTKLFNTFRVDYDMYTEFNKESGKVQDNRISTEVNLSTLKNNFYGAGIDLFPLNSHDYYEPRADNRYVIIPRKIEIWGSVSTNYNKKFALDLNPFVIFADEAGRMAYGVDVGPRYRFSDKLLLTYAFSFLRRNNNKGYIDDFDDDTNDNTPDTIIFANRNVITYSNTLNGKYAINSAMTINLAVRQYWSYAENKDILELQQNGTLTPYSQYTKNKNSSFYSWNTDLSYSWWFAPGSQLSVLYRNNGVNFERIINKDFKHNITDLLNNQALKHIFSVSVKYFIDYNGVKNKIRRRA from the coding sequence ATGAAAAAATTAGTTTTTATCAGCTTTCTCTTCTTTACTTTTTGGTGTCATGCCCAAAAGAAAACACTGCAGGCTGAACTGACTAAGGAGAACATTTTAATTGATGGGAAACTGGACGAACCAGCCTGGAAAAATGTTTCTCCTGCTACAGATTTTGTAATGTATCAGCCTGATAACGGTAAACCTATTCCGGACAATCAAAAAACCGAGGTAAGGGTTTTATACAACAATGATGCGATCTATATTGCCGCAACGTTGCACGATGACCCTTCCAAAATTTTAAAAGAAATTTCGCAGCGTGACAATTTCGGAACTTCTGATATGTTTGGTGTTTTTATCAACGGCTTTAACGATGGCCAGCAAAATTTTCAGTTTTTTGTATCGGCAGCAGATGTACAGGGCGACTGCATCATGACAGATGCCAATGGCGAAGATTATTCCTGGGATGCAGTATGGCTCAGTAAAGCGGTGTTGAATGACAAAGGATGGGCCGTGGAAATCAAAATTCCCTATGCTGCCTTGCGCTTTTCAGGCGGAGACAAACAAACCTGGGGGATTAATTTTTTCAGAGAGATCAGAAGGGAACGTAAAAAGTATACCTGGAATTTAATCGACACCAAAATTGGAACATTCACACAGCAAAATGGTAACCTGGAGGGAATCGTCAATATAAAACCTCCTACCCGATTGTTTTTTATGCCTTACGCTTCTTATTATTTAAATGCTTCAGACAGTCAAAAAACATATGGAACACTGAAAGGCGGTATGGATATTAAGTACGGTATTAACGATGCTTTTACTCTTGACGCGATTCTGATTCCTGATTTCGGACAAACCAAATACGACGATCAGATTTTAAATTTAGGTCCGTTTGAGCAGCAATTCAACGAAAACAGGGCCTTTTTTACAGAAGGAACTGATTTATTCAACAAGGGAGGTTTGTTTTATTCGAGAAGAATTGGAGGCAAACCTTCCATAGACATTACTTTAAATGACAATGAAAAAATAATTGAAGAAGTTCAGAATGTGAACCTCATCAACGCTTTAAAAATTTCAGGAAGAACTCAAAAAGGATTAGGAATCGGGATTTTAAATGCGGTTACTGAAAAAACGTTTGCCACAATAAAAGACACTCTTTCAGGCGAAACAAGACGTGTGGTCGCTGAACCTCTAACCAATTATAATGTATTGATTTTAGATCAGCGCTTTCGCAAAAATTCTTCCGTGACTCTTATCAACACCAATGTTACCCGAAATGGGCATTACAGGGATGCCAACGTAACGGCACTGGCCTGGGATTTAAGAACGAAAGCCAACACCTACAGCTTATCCGGTAATGTAAAATACAGTTTGATTAACGATACTGAAGACAAAAATGGTGTTTTCAGTACCATTCGTTTTGCAGAAACCAGCGGAAATTATCGCTATAGTATTGGCTCCGATTTTGTTTCTAAAGATTTTGCCCCCAACGATATGGGAATTAATTTTTACACCAATTATTACAATCTTTACGGAAATGGTAATTACCGCATTCTAAACCCTACAAAGCTCTTTAATACCTTCAGGGTTGACTATGATATGTATACCGAATTCAATAAAGAATCCGGAAAAGTACAGGACAACCGAATTAGCACAGAAGTCAATCTTTCTACTCTGAAAAACAATTTTTACGGTGCCGGGATTGATCTTTTCCCTCTAAATTCACACGATTATTACGAGCCAAGAGCCGACAACCGCTATGTTATCATTCCAAGAAAAATAGAAATCTGGGGAAGCGTTTCGACTAATTACAACAAGAAATTTGCTTTGGACTTAAATCCATTTGTAATCTTTGCGGACGAAGCAGGAAGAATGGCCTATGGCGTTGATGTTGGACCACGATACCGCTTTAGCGATAAGCTTTTACTAACCTATGCTTTTAGTTTTCTTCGAAGAAACAACAACAAAGGTTATATTGACGATTTTGACGATGATACTAATGATAACACTCCCGATACGATCATTTTTGCGAATCGAAATGTTATTACTTATTCGAACACTTTAAACGGAAAATACGCCATAAACAGTGCGATGACAATTAATCTGGCTGTAAGACAATATTGGTCTTACGCCGAAAACAAGGATATCCTCGAGCTTCAGCAAAACGGAACTTTAACGCCTTATTCGCAATACACTAAAAATAAAAACTCAAGCTTTTATTCCTGGAACACTGATTTGTCTTATTCCTGGTGGTTTGCTCCGGGTAGTCAGCTTTCCGTTTTATATCGCAATAATGGCGTTAATTTTGAACGCATTATCAACAAGGACTTTAAACACAACATCACCGATTTACTGAACAATCAGGCCTTAAAACATATCTTTTCAGTAAGTGTGAAATATTTTATAGACTATAATGGGGTCAAAAATAAGATCAGAAGGAGAGCCTAG
- a CDS encoding DUF6702 family protein, with the protein MKNKVIYPLIGILFLSLSAFAFHKFYVGVFQVNYAAEKKMIQITSRIFIDDLNNGMEKKYHKKTFVGTDKETEADVELLKKYLAENFIIKINGQSKPITFLSKEIEAADVLVCYSRIKDIDKFKTIEISNTILVDWNAEQQNITHVTAFGSKKSILFTESSRKELLKY; encoded by the coding sequence ATGAAAAATAAGGTAATCTATCCTTTAATAGGAATATTGTTTTTATCGCTTTCTGCTTTCGCATTCCATAAGTTTTATGTGGGTGTTTTTCAGGTCAATTATGCCGCCGAGAAAAAGATGATTCAGATTACTTCCCGAATTTTTATTGATGACCTTAATAATGGTATGGAGAAAAAATACCATAAGAAAACATTCGTAGGAACCGATAAAGAAACCGAAGCAGATGTAGAGTTGTTAAAAAAATACCTTGCAGAAAACTTTATCATTAAAATAAACGGTCAGTCCAAGCCCATCACCTTTTTGTCTAAAGAGATAGAAGCCGCTGATGTTTTGGTTTGTTATTCGCGAATAAAAGACATCGATAAATTTAAAACTATTGAAATCTCTAATACGATTTTAGTAGATTGGAATGCTGAGCAACAGAATATTACACACGTTACAGCATTTGGCAGTAAGAAAAGTATTCTCTTTACTGAATCTTCCAGGAAAGAATTGTTAAAGTACTAA
- a CDS encoding carboxypeptidase-like regulatory domain-containing protein produces MKINRFIKTSLLLLLVQLGFTQNKVSKEISGQIFEQSTSVESVNIINNTTQVTAVSDANGGFTIVAKEGDVLMFSAVNLEGYKRRITAEDMNAGRLQIKMTAKEVELKEVVVNENANITAENLGIIPYGQKKYTPAERKVYTATSTSVDKLLNKISGRTAMLKKEVNVEKKEALFRKMEYLFEENYYTERLRIPVADIKGFQLYCVDDADFAVSLNTKNKTMSMFLLTDLARKYLIILENEK; encoded by the coding sequence GTGAAAATAAATAGATTTATAAAAACTAGTTTACTGTTGTTGTTAGTCCAGTTGGGATTTACGCAAAATAAGGTTTCAAAAGAAATTTCGGGACAGATTTTTGAGCAGTCTACTTCAGTTGAGTCCGTTAATATAATTAATAATACGACTCAGGTAACGGCTGTTTCAGATGCAAACGGAGGGTTTACGATTGTAGCAAAAGAAGGAGATGTTTTGATGTTTTCGGCTGTAAATCTGGAAGGATATAAGAGACGAATCACAGCTGAAGATATGAATGCAGGTCGGCTTCAGATTAAAATGACAGCCAAAGAAGTGGAGTTGAAAGAAGTGGTGGTGAATGAAAATGCCAATATAACAGCTGAGAATTTAGGGATAATTCCGTACGGACAGAAAAAATATACCCCTGCAGAACGAAAAGTGTATACTGCGACTTCAACCTCGGTAGACAAGTTGCTTAACAAAATTTCCGGAAGAACAGCCATGCTTAAAAAAGAGGTTAATGTAGAGAAGAAAGAGGCGCTCTTTAGAAAAATGGAATATCTTTTTGAGGAAAATTATTACACAGAAAGATTACGGATACCTGTAGCAGATATTAAAGGATTTCAGTTATATTGTGTGGATGATGCTGATTTTGCCGTATCTTTGAATACTAAAAACAAAACAATGAGTATGTTTTTGTTAACCGATCTAGCCAGAAAATATCTAATAATTCTCGAAAATGAAAAATAG
- a CDS encoding L,D-transpeptidase family protein: protein MKNFYFLFIICLLISCKKEAPKVIPVVKKAAPAIILTDERKVSIDTALIGTFKSETLKLFYNSSENMTVWGNLKKRTYVLSQLADAEQLGLDPEDYKASRLQKFESKISSLSDSDLATYDVLLTYNFEKYLNHLYKGKLDPKKLYTDWDLEEKTFDVNNVLIKAFNKNKLDSIVDGIQSKASPYKQLLKALEIINTFPDDDIQPIESATKITLNDTNTALINIKKRLLFWKDMTGKDSLTSIYDHKTFESVKKFQERHGLAADGVIGVGTISALNFSKEKRKHQIIANLERWRWYTTDLAEDYFIINIPDYKLNVVESQDTTLVRNVVVGTSKRKTPIITSKLRTVVFNPTWTVPPTILKEDVVPAMKRNRNYLANKNITIYDTAGKEVSPAAWNENKPGNYRYVQSPGYNNALGLMKILFPNNHSVYLHDTNHRNNFGRNNRSLSSGCVRVENPLELAEHILGDSTNWSKDKIDTIIASKKTTSIRITKKYALYQWYWTAWSKKNQLIFRADIYNLDSDLYAKLRN, encoded by the coding sequence ATGAAGAATTTTTACTTTTTATTTATAATATGCTTACTCATTAGCTGCAAAAAAGAAGCACCAAAAGTTATTCCGGTGGTAAAAAAAGCCGCCCCGGCTATTATACTTACTGACGAAAGAAAGGTTTCAATTGATACCGCTCTGATTGGTACTTTTAAGAGCGAAACACTTAAACTGTTCTACAACTCATCAGAGAACATGACCGTTTGGGGAAATCTAAAAAAAAGAACTTATGTTTTGTCGCAATTGGCCGATGCCGAGCAATTGGGTCTGGATCCTGAGGATTACAAAGCTTCGAGGCTACAAAAATTCGAAAGTAAAATCAGTTCGTTAAGTGATTCTGATCTGGCCACCTACGATGTTTTACTGACTTATAATTTTGAAAAATACCTCAACCATCTTTACAAAGGAAAACTAGACCCTAAAAAACTATACACCGATTGGGATCTTGAAGAAAAAACATTTGATGTAAACAATGTCCTGATAAAAGCATTCAACAAAAACAAACTGGACAGCATTGTAGACGGCATTCAATCGAAGGCGTCTCCTTACAAACAACTTTTAAAAGCACTGGAAATCATCAATACTTTTCCGGATGACGATATCCAACCTATTGAATCGGCTACCAAAATCACCTTGAATGACACTAACACCGCTTTGATCAACATCAAAAAAAGACTCTTGTTCTGGAAAGACATGACCGGAAAGGACAGTCTTACTTCTATTTATGACCACAAAACTTTCGAATCGGTTAAAAAATTCCAGGAAAGACATGGCTTAGCTGCCGATGGTGTTATTGGAGTTGGAACGATAAGTGCCCTTAATTTTTCTAAAGAGAAAAGAAAACATCAAATTATCGCCAACTTAGAACGCTGGAGATGGTATACTACTGATTTGGCCGAAGACTACTTTATTATCAACATCCCTGATTACAAATTAAACGTTGTCGAAAGTCAGGATACAACCCTGGTCCGTAATGTTGTCGTAGGAACAAGTAAGAGAAAAACTCCAATCATTACTTCAAAATTAAGAACGGTGGTTTTTAATCCAACCTGGACTGTACCGCCAACTATTTTAAAGGAAGATGTGGTTCCGGCAATGAAACGCAATCGAAATTATCTGGCGAATAAAAATATTACTATTTATGATACTGCCGGAAAGGAAGTCTCCCCTGCTGCCTGGAACGAAAATAAACCGGGAAATTACCGTTATGTACAAAGTCCGGGTTACAATAACGCTTTGGGATTAATGAAAATTTTATTTCCAAACAATCATAGTGTTTACCTGCACGATACGAACCATCGAAATAATTTCGGAAGAAACAACCGTTCCTTAAGTTCAGGTTGTGTGCGTGTAGAAAATCCGCTGGAACTGGCTGAACATATTTTGGGAGATTCAACAAATTGGTCTAAAGATAAAATTGACACCATCATCGCTTCCAAAAAGACAACGAGTATTCGAATCACAAAAAAATACGCCTTATACCAATGGTATTGGACGGCATGGAGCAAAAAAAATCAGCTCATTTTCAGAGCTGACATTTATAATCTGGATTCGGATTTGTATGCTAAATTAAGAAATTAG